In Dermacentor albipictus isolate Rhodes 1998 colony chromosome 6, USDA_Dalb.pri_finalv2, whole genome shotgun sequence, the following proteins share a genomic window:
- the LOC135912322 gene encoding adult enhancer factor 1-like, whose translation MHLDWSIHDLSRNSAEEQDIESLCIFACLCGYDPVLVIFFASLDQTLPFSALSAKTDARLSMCDQQTQSLPVFVSGCTIHCNMCSFSTAQVGTMEQHQLTHTGERPFVCNYCPRTFARCYDLKMHVRIHTDERPYSCPICPSTFHQKSNLQRHMVSHTDERPYKCKRCTRSYRSSSALDYHVKRCTVPMEMPPA comes from the exons ATGCATTTGGACTGGTCTATTCATGACTTGAGCAGAAACAGTGCAGAAGAACAGGATATAGAAAG CctttgcatctttgcttgcttatgCGGATATGATCCAGTCCTGGTGATATTTTTTGCGTCACTGGACCAGACGCTGcctttttcgg caCTATCAGCCAAGACAGATGCCCGACTTTCCATGTGTGACCAGCAAACACAGTCTCTCCCCGTGTTTGTAAGTGGCTGCACGATCCACTGCAACATGTGCAGCTTCTCCACAGCGCAGGTGGGAACCATGGAGCAGCACCAGCTCACGCACACAGGGGAACGACCTTTTGTGTGCAACTACTGCCCTCGCACATTTGCACGCTGCTACGACCTCAAGATGCATGTGCGCATCCACACAGATGAGCGACCCTACTCGTGCCCTATCTGCCCGTCGACGTTTCACCAGAAGTCGAACCTGCAGCGCCACATGGTGTCCCACACAGACGAACGACCCTACAAGTGTAAGCGCTGCACACGGTCATACCGCAGCTCTTCGGCACTCGACTACCACGTGAAACGGTGCACGGTTCCCATGGAGATGCCACCTGCGTGA